The following DNA comes from Verrucomicrobiia bacterium.
CCGTATGAAAATAATTTTTGATGCCTTCCATGCCCAAAATGGAACAGCCCGTTGGAAAATCCGGACCTTTCACATATTTCATGAGTTGGGCGATGGTGATATTGGGATTATCAATTTGAGCGCAAATGCCATCAATAACTTCCCCTAAATTGTGAGGAGGAATATTGGTGGCCATGCCGACTGCAATACCTGTTCCGCCGTTGACGAGTAAGTTAGGAAAAGCAGCAGGAAAAACCGTGGGTTCGGTGCGCGTTTCATCGTAATTGGGGATAAAGTCGACGGTGTCTTTATCCATGTCGTTGAGAAGAACTGAGCCTAGATGCGTCATGCGCGCTTCGGTATAACGCATGGCTGCTGGCGGATCGCCTTCGACCGAACCAAAATTACCTTGTCCATCGACGAGCATGTGCCGCATAGCCCAAGGTTGAGCCATGTGCACTAGGGTGGGATAAATCACGGCTTCACCGTGAGGATGGTAATTACCCGAAGTGTCACCGCAAATTTTTGCGCATTTACGATGTTGTCGATTGGGAAATAAAGACAAATCGTGCATCGCATAGAGGATGCGGCGTTGTGAAGGTTTCAGACCGTCTCGCGCGTCGGGCAGTGCCCGGGAAACAATAACGGACATGGAATAATCTAGGAATGAACCTTTGATTTCTTCAGCGATATTAATTTTATCAATTTTTTCGCCTTGGGCGAAAAGTGAAACTTGCGTGCTAATTTCCGGTTTATTTTCTTCAGCCATAATTAAACATCCAAATTGCGAACATTCAGCGCATTATCCTCGATGAATTGGCGTCGAGGTTCAACTTCATCGCCCATGAGTGTGGTAAACATTTGTTCCGCTTCGATTGCATCAGTTAAATCCACGCGAAGCAGTTTGCGTTTTGTAGGATTCATCGTTGTTTCAAAAAGTTCTTTAGCATTCATTTCGCCCAACCCTTTGAAGCGTTTGATTTGAACGCCACGTTTTCCAATTTCTTTGATGCTTTCTAAAATTTGTGGAATGGAATGAAGCGGTGTGACTTTAGCATCCTCTCCCTCACCAACGATGATTTCGTAAAGTGGTTTTTCTTGTGCGGCATAATGATCTAAGTGAAGCCCTTTTTTATTTAATTTTTCTAAAAGCGATGCGATGGCTTTGCTCTCGGTTAACGGAATATGTAAGGCACGCCGCATTACACCATTTTTCTTTTCGCCTTCTTCTATACCATTTTCTTCGCCAAAAAGGCCGAGATCAATATTCGATGCAGCGAATTCATTTAATTCTTCGTCCGTAACAAAATAATGAACGTTTTCTTGATTGCCCTCTCGAACGCGAACTAAATGTTTAGGCAATTCCTGCGTTTTTTTATGGCGAGCGGCGAGGTAAGTTTCGAAATTGCCGCCATGGCGTTTAATAGCTACGTAGAATTTATCTAATTGTGAAAGAAGTTCGAGGAGTTCTGCGAGTTGTTTAGGATCCCATTCTTCTTCATCGGCCAAGCTGCGCAAGCGAACATCTTCCGTACCGAGTTGAATGAGAATCTTGTTAAGTCGCGAATCGTCCTCGACATATTCCTCACGTTTTTTGCGTTTGATTTGGTAAAGAGGTGGTTGGGCAATGTAAACAAAACCGTGTTTAATTAAGAGAGGCATTTGTCGATAAAAGAAGGTCAATAAAAGCGTGCGAATGTGTGAACCGTCAACATCCGCATCGGTCATGATGATCACTTTATGATAGCGAAGTCGGTCGAGTTTAAAAGCGCCTTCTCCTTCGCCATCGCCAATGCCTGTGCCAATGGCGGTGATCATGGTGCGAATTTCATTGTTCTGTAGCACTTTGTCGAGGCGCGCTTTTTCTACGTTAATGAGTTTACCGCGCAAAGGCAAAATAGCTTGAAATTTGCGGTCTCGTCCTTGTTTAGCAGAGCCGCCAGCCGAGTCGCCCTCAACAATATAAAGTTCGGTATTAATAGGATCGCGATCGGAACAATCGGCCAATTTACCAGGCAAACCTCCAGCGCTCATGGCTGTTTTGCGAACAGCTTCGCGAGCTTTGCGTGCTGCTTCTCGAGCGCGTGCAGCGGTCAGGGCTTTATCAACAATTTTTTTTGCAATGGGCGGATTCGCATCAAAATAAGTCATTAACCCGTCATAAACAGCGGAAGACACAACGCCTTCGACTTCAGGAGTAACGAGTTTGACTTTAGTTTGCGATTCGAAACTGGGGCTGGGATGTTTGATGGAAAGCACACAAATCAAACCCTCACGAACATCATCGCCAGAAATGGCAGGATCTTTTTCTTTGAGAAGATTGTTGGCTTTGGCGTATTGATTGATGGAGCGAGTCAAGGCTGTGCGAAATCCTACGAGATGCGTGCCACCGTCGGGATTGGGAATCGCATTGGTGAAACAAAGAATTTGGTCGCTGTAAGAGTCGTTGTATTGCAGAACACAATCCACAAACATATCATCTTTTTGTTTAGCGATGATGACCGGTTTGGGATGAATAATTTGTTTGTTTTTACCTAATTGTTTGATGAATTCTGAAATGCCGTCTTTGTAATAAAAAGTTTCTTGTTTGGTTTCCTCGCTTCGTTCATCTGTGAGCACGATTTCTAATCCGGGATTAAGAAAAGCTAGCTCGCGTAGACGGTTGGCTAGAAGATCAAATTGAAATTCTTGGGTGATGGTGAAGATCTGAGCATCTGGCTTAAACGTAATGAGCGTTCCAGTTTTTTTGCTTTTCCCGATAACTTCTAATTTTTCTGTTGTTTTTCCTCGCTCAAAGGCCATGTGGTGCACCTGGCCATCGCGAAACACTTCTACATCGAACCATTCAGAAAGCGCGTTGACACACTTCGCACCAACGCCATGTAGACCGCCAGAGTATTTGTAAGCACCTTGGCCAAATTTTCCGCCCGCGTGCAAATTCGTAAGCACGAGTTCAATGGCTGGCATTTTGAATTTGGGATGAAGATCAACTGGAATGCCGCGTCCGTCATCTTGAATGCTGCAAGAGCCATCGACGTGTAAGGTGACGAGGATTTTTTGGCAAAACCCAGCGAGATGCTCGTCAATGGAGTTGTCTAAAACTTCATAAACGCAATGATGTAGGCCGCGTTCATCGGTGTGACCGATATACATGCCAGGACGTTTTCGAACTGCTTCAAGGCCTTCTAGTTTGTCAATTTTTGAGGCATCGTATTGTTGAATATTTTCTACTTTTTTAGTTTCGTCTGGCATTGGCCGTTTATAGTGTTGGGGGGCTTATTTGTCGAGGGGAAATTGATAGTTTTTCAAAATAAAAGGAAAGTGATATATTTATATTTATCTGGCTTCCGAAGAAAGACCCTGCTAACTCAAACGGCTTCTTTTTTAAGTGAGATTTAAAGTGGTATGAAAAATATTAGAAATATTGCAATTATTGCGCACGTTGACCATGGCAAGACGACCTTGGTTGATGAGCTTTTGAGTCAATCCGGAACGTTTCGGGAAAATCAACATGTAGAAGAGCGGGTGATGGACTCGATGGATCTGGAGCGGGAGAAAGGGATTACGATTAAAGCGAAAAACGCTTCGTTCCATTGGAAGGATTACATGATTAATATTGTGGACACACCGGGTCATGCTGATTTCGGTGGTGAGGTGGAGCGAATCATGCAAATGGTGGACGGCGTTTTGTTGGTGGTCGACGCGTGGGAGGGGCCACAGGCGCAAACGCGGTTTGTATTAAGAAAAGCGTTGGAAGCCGGAATTAAACCGATTGTAGTGATTAATAAGGTAGACCGTGAAAATGCAAATCCGAATCAAGTTTTGGATCGTGTGTTCGATTTGTTTGTGGAGCTTAATGCGAATGATGCACAGTTGGATTTTCCGATTGTTTATGCTTCGGGTCGGGATGGTTACGCGGTAAAAGAGTGGAAAGGGGAGTTGACCGATGAAATTCGTAAGGCGGGTATGACCGCTTTGTTTGAAGCGATTGTGCAAAAAGTGCCGCCTCCTCAGGTTGATGATGCCGCGCATTTTCAAATGGCGGTGGCTAATCTGGATTATAGCGATTTTTTAGGAAGAATTTGTTATGGAAAAATTTTAGGTGGTCGGGTGAATGTGGGCGATCCTGTGATATGCATTCACCGTGATGGTAAGCGTGAGCGATCGAAGGTGACAGCTATATTTTCCTATGAAGGACTTAAGAAAGTGGAAATTGAACATGCTTCGGCCGGAAATATTGTGGGGTTGGCCGGGTTTGAAGATGTGTTTATTGGAGAGACTATAACCGATCGCGAAGATCGTGAGCCGTTGCCTTTTGTAGAAATCGATCCGCCCACCATTAAAATGCAGTTTGTTGTGAATGATTCTCCTTTGGCAGGTAAAGATGGGAAATTTTTGACAGCTCGACATATTAAAGAACGTTTGGTTCGCGAAGCGCGAACGAATGTTGGAATTGCTATCGCTGACACCGAAGTCGCGGGTGTTTTTGAAGTGAGCGCTCGAGGAGAAATGCAGATTGCTATTATTGTCGAGCAAATGCGTCGTGAAGGGTATGAGGTGATGGTGTCGCGGCCTGAAGTGATTTTTCAAAAAGATGAGGCGGGCAATCGTTTGGAGCCTTTCGAAACATTATATGTGGAAGTGGGCCAGGATTATTTAGGAGGAGTGCTACAGAACTTGGCTGGTCGTAAGGGCGAAATTTTGAATATGACGCATCAAACGAATTTGGTGATGATTGAAGCGTCTATTCCTACCCGTGGTTTGATTGGTTTTGAAACTGATTTGTTGAATTTGACGAAGGGCACCGGTGTGATGAGCCATCTTTTTCGCAAATATGCGCCTTACCAAGGAGAGATTGCGACGCGTCAAAATGGTGTGTTAGTGGCGATGGAGGCAGGGTTAACGACGAGTTATGCTTTGGATATGTTGAGCGAGCGCGGCATTCTTTTTGTGGGTCCAGGCGAGGAGGTTTATGCCGGCATGATTGTGGGGCAGAATGCGCGTAATGAAGATATTATTGTGAACCCTTGCAAATCGAAACATTTGACGAATATGCGCTCGCAAGGGGATGGAAAAGGTGTGCAACTTGCGCCCCCTTTAAAAATGAGTTTGGAGCGATCACTGGAATATATTGCGCCCGACGAATTTGTGGAAGCCACGCCAACTCAATTGCGTTTGAGAAAGCGGATTTTAGATCATAACAAACGAAAACGAGCTGAACAGCAGGCGGGTTAGATTATGTTAACACTTATTTCAGGAACGAATCGTCCGGGGAGCAATACGCGTCGGGTTACTAACATTCTGGAGCGCATTTACACCGAAGAAAAAGCGGAGTTTGAAGTTTTAGATTTAGCACAGTTACCGTCTGAAATTTTTTCGCCGCTTTCTTATGCGGAAAAACCCAAAGCGTTTGAGCATTTTTCGAAAACGATTTTGAATTCGAAGGGGCTTGTGATTATTACTCCTGAATATAACGGGAGTGTGCCGGGCATTTTAAAATATTTTATTGATATGTTAAAGTTTCCGGAGAGTTTTGAGCAAAGGCCAGTGTGCTTTATTGGATTGGCGGCTGGCATGTGGGGTGCGCTTCGGCCAGTAGAACAGTTGGAGCTTATTTTTGGTTATCGTAATGCGTTTATTTATCCCGATCGGGTTTTTATGCCGCGAATTAATGATCTTTTAGATGCAAAAGGTGAGTTTAAAGATGAAGAAATTCCTAATCGTTTACGAGCACAGGCTAGAGGATTTATTGAGTTTGTGAGGAAGTTAAAAGGTTAGTTTGTGGACTGAGCGATTAGCTTTTAGCTAACAGCTAATGGCTAGTTTAAAGTATGCAGTTGAACGGAATTGATGACTTCTTCGCCAGCTAAGATGTCAGAAATCACGACAAGTTTTGAGCCGAGCGGTAGATTTTGGTGCTGTTTGAGCCACTGAAGAGCGGTGGCAATGGTGTCCTCCAATTTTTCGGGAAAAGTGAGATGAATGGGAATGACACCGTAATAAAGACAGAGTCGATGCATGAGTTTTTCGTCGGGTGTAAAAGCAAAAATGGGGGTGTAACGAGGGCGCAGGGCAGAGGCGATAGAGGCGATGCGTCCTCCGCGTGTAAAAACGACTAAAGCATCAGCGCGTAGATTGTTAGCAAGATGAATCGCCGAATTGACAACGGATTCGCGGGGTTGGCTCAGATGAATGGTATCGGCGAAATTAGCGCCTCCGCTTATTTCTGTTCTGTATGCGATACGATCCATGACTTCGATGCATTTTTTCGGGTAGCGACCGACCGAGGTTTCGCCAGATAACATGATGGCATCGGCTTGTTCGTAAACGGCATTGGCAACATCGGTGACTTCGGCGCGTGTGGGCAACGGATTTTGAATCATGCTTTCTAGCATGTGAGTGGCCACAATGACGGGCTTCATAGTTTGAATACTTTTTTTGACGATGCGACGTTGGATGATGGGCAGTTCTTCGTAGGGGCATTCGATGCCGAGATCGCCGCGCGCGACCATGATGGCATCGGCAGTTTCTACGATGCTATCAAGGTTGGAAATGGCGGATTGATCTTCGATTTTTGCTACGATGCGAATGGGGTGAGAGGTTTTTGAAGTGATAAGATTTCGCAGTTGCAGGATGTCGTTAGCTTCGCGAACAAAGGAAAGCGCAACAAAATCGAATTGCAGATCAATGGCAATTTGCACATCAGCAATATCTTTTTCGGTTAAAGCGGGTAGGTTGATGTGAACGCCGGGTAGATTGATGTGTCGCCGACTTGTCAAAGTGCCTGGGGTTAAAACTTCGCAACGGAGTCGATTGGTTTCTTTAGATAAGACTTTCATATGAATGACGCCATTATCAACTAGTACGACGTCGCCGATTCGAATGTCGTTGACTAAATTATCGTAATTCACATCAACCGATCGTTCTTCTGGGCTGGTTTCTCCTCGCACGGTAAAGGTAAAGATATCGCCAACTTTGAGGTGAAGGTTAGTGTCGAGATCGCCCGTGCGAATAGCGGGGCCTTGGGTGTCGAGAAGAAGACCAATAGGGCGATTCAGTTTTTCGCTGATTTGTCGAACGTCGCTAGCGATTTTTTTAACCCAATCATGTTGGGCGTGGGACATATTAAAGCGAAAAAGATTTACCCCGCTTTGGATGAGTTGAGTTAGGATTTCAGGAGTTTCTGTGGCAGGGCCGAGGGTGGCAATAATTTTAGTTCTACGCATGATTTTTTAAGAGATTGCTTCTCTTGTGGCGTAGAAAAGAAATGAAATCAAGACTGTAGTCTATGCAGTTTTAAGCTGATAAAAACAGCACTGATCATGCTGCTGCCAAAAGCTCGGGTTGAGCTTTGGCAGAAGTGATGTAACGCGAAGCGATTTTGATATTTTTTTGTAAGGCTGGTGATTGCTCATGAAAAAAGAGCGTGATATCAAAAACGGGATCGATGTCATTTTTTTGGCAACCGACAACAATGCCTTTCAAGTCAACTTGCTCTTGGGGAAGCTCTACCGTAACAACGACTTCGGAATAGAGGTTGAATGGGCAATGACTTGTGAAACAGATGCCTTTAGAGTCGAGAATGAAGTCTCGATAATCTAAGGTAATTTCATTAGCAAAATTTAAACCATCATGTTGGGAATAGTTATTCATAGGGATAATTTATTATAAGAAAAACTATCCATAATTGTTCACTTGTCAAATAGAAAAAATTAAATTTTTAAAAATTTTTCTAAATTAACTCTAAATAGACAAAATTGTGCATGCCCAAGTCAATCCGCCACCAAAGGCAACAAGGAGAATTTTATCACCTGTTTTGAACTTTTTCATAGGTAAAATCTGGTCCAAGGCTAAGGGGATGCTAGCTGAAGAGGTGTTTCCATAATACTGAATGTTGACATGGAATTTTTCTATTGGGAGGTTAAGTTTTTCTGCAATAGCTTGGATAATTCTAATATTAGCTTGATGAGGGATAACGTATGAAATGTCAGACAAGCTTAAATTAGCTTTTGTTAAGGTGGTTTTGATCGCTTCGACCATGGTGTTGATGGCGATTTTGAAAACTTCTCGACCGCTCATTTGCATGTAGTTTAAGCCTTGTTGGAGGGTTTCAATGGTGGTGGGGCATTGTGTGCCTCCAGCTGGGAGCTTCAGAATTTCGCTCTGTCTACCATCGGACCAAAGTTGATTGATTAGGATGTTTGCAAAGCCGGGTTGGTTTTGCAGGATGACAGCTCCTGCGGCATCGCCAAAGAGAACGCAGGTGTTACGATCATTCCAGTTGGTAATGGAAGAAAGTTTTTCCGAGCCAACAATGAGAATGGTGCGGTAGGCTTGGGTTTGAATAAATTGTTGTGCTATGGCCAAGCAATAGAGAAATCCGGAACAGGCAGCAGTAATATCAAAGGCTGCAGCACGCGTGGCGCCGATTTTTTTCTGAATCCAGCAGGCAGTAGAAGGAAAAGGCATATCGGGAGTGGCCGTAGCAACAATGATAAGATCGATTTCTTCCGGTTTAACATTTGCTTTTTCCATAGCACGTTGTGCGGCGATCGTGCCCATATCGGAGGTGCATTCATCAGGTTCGGCAATATGACGCTCTTGAATACCGGTGCGCTCGACGATCCAAGCATTGGTGGTGTCGACCATTTTTTCTAAATCAAAGTTCGTTAAAACTTTTTTAGGCGCGTAAGAGCCGAAGCCTGTAATAGAGACGGTTGGTAAGGAGGGCACAGTGTTCATGAAAAGAGTGGAGCAGCTTGAGCTATGGCTTGAATGATATGAGGGTTAAGATTGTGTTGGATGGATTCGGTGGCAACACGAATAGCATTTTCAATTGCGCGCGGAGTGGAGCTGCCGTGGGCAATGATGCAGATGCCATTGACGCCTAAAAGTGGTGAGCCTCCAAACTCTTCGTAGTTCGTTTTCTTTTTTATGGTTTTGAAAGCGTTTTGCGCCATGAGCGCGCCAAATTTTCGGATCGGCGATTTCATGAGTTCATGTTTTAGCCAATGCAACATTGCACTGGCAATACTTTCACATGTTTTCAAAACGACATTGCCCACGAAGCCGTCGGTGACGACAACTTCGACAGGGTTTTCAAATAGGTCATGGCCTTCGATATTGCCGCGAAAATTGATCGGTAGCGAGTTGAGAAGTTTAAAGGTTTCCTTGGTAAGTTCGTTACCTTTGATGTCTTCGGTTCCGATACTCATGAGGCCAACGCTAGGATTGGAAAATCCTAAAACATGTTTGGAGTAAAGTGAGCCCATGATGGCGTATTGGCCGAGGTGAATGGGTTTAGCGTCGATGTTGGCTCCGGCATCGATAAGAACGAAAAGGTTGGTTTCTGTGGGCATGACGGTAGCGATGCCGGGTCGTTCGACTCCTGGTAAAGTGCGTAGTTTAATGGTGGTGGCAGCGACGGCAGCACCGGTGTGTCCTGCGGAAACCACCGCGTCGGCTTGTCCCTTGGCTACCAGTTCCACAGCGCGACTGATGGAGGAATCTTTTTTTCTTCGAACCGCGTCGATGGCGGAATCGTTCATGGCTACGACCTGTGTGGCATGAATGAATTGTATGGG
Coding sequences within:
- a CDS encoding ketoacyl-ACP synthase III — its product is MNTVPSLPTVSITGFGSYAPKKVLTNFDLEKMVDTTNAWIVERTGIQERHIAEPDECTSDMGTIAAQRAMEKANVKPEEIDLIIVATATPDMPFPSTACWIQKKIGATRAAAFDITAACSGFLYCLAIAQQFIQTQAYRTILIVGSEKLSSITNWNDRNTCVLFGDAAGAVILQNQPGFANILINQLWSDGRQSEILKLPAGGTQCPTTIETLQQGLNYMQMSGREVFKIAINTMVEAIKTTLTKANLSLSDISYVIPHQANIRIIQAIAEKLNLPIEKFHVNIQYYGNTSSASIPLALDQILPMKKFKTGDKILLVAFGGGLTWACTILSI
- the plsX gene encoding phosphate acyltransferase PlsX, with product MKIALDGMGGDFAPQNPVLGALAALKRFPAIETLYLVGDETQLRNEVQKHGKIPEPIQFIHATQVVAMNDSAIDAVRRKKDSSISRAVELVAKGQADAVVSAGHTGAAVAATTIKLRTLPGVERPGIATVMPTETNLFVLIDAGANIDAKPIHLGQYAIMGSLYSKHVLGFSNPSVGLMSIGTEDIKGNELTKETFKLLNSLPINFRGNIEGHDLFENPVEVVVTDGFVGNVVLKTCESIASAMLHWLKHELMKSPIRKFGALMAQNAFKTIKKKTNYEEFGGSPLLGVNGICIIAHGSSTPRAIENAIRVATESIQHNLNPHIIQAIAQAAPLFS
- the pyk gene encoding pyruvate kinase — protein: MRRTKIIATLGPATETPEILTQLIQSGVNLFRFNMSHAQHDWVKKIASDVRQISEKLNRPIGLLLDTQGPAIRTGDLDTNLHLKVGDIFTFTVRGETSPEERSVDVNYDNLVNDIRIGDVVLVDNGVIHMKVLSKETNRLRCEVLTPGTLTSRRHINLPGVHINLPALTEKDIADVQIAIDLQFDFVALSFVREANDILQLRNLITSKTSHPIRIVAKIEDQSAISNLDSIVETADAIMVARGDLGIECPYEELPIIQRRIVKKSIQTMKPVIVATHMLESMIQNPLPTRAEVTDVANAVYEQADAIMLSGETSVGRYPKKCIEVMDRIAYRTEISGGANFADTIHLSQPRESVVNSAIHLANNLRADALVVFTRGGRIASIASALRPRYTPIFAFTPDEKLMHRLCLYYGVIPIHLTFPEKLEDTIATALQWLKQHQNLPLGSKLVVISDILAGEEVINSVQLHTLN
- the typA gene encoding translational GTPase TypA, with the protein product MKNIRNIAIIAHVDHGKTTLVDELLSQSGTFRENQHVEERVMDSMDLEREKGITIKAKNASFHWKDYMINIVDTPGHADFGGEVERIMQMVDGVLLVVDAWEGPQAQTRFVLRKALEAGIKPIVVINKVDRENANPNQVLDRVFDLFVELNANDAQLDFPIVYASGRDGYAVKEWKGELTDEIRKAGMTALFEAIVQKVPPPQVDDAAHFQMAVANLDYSDFLGRICYGKILGGRVNVGDPVICIHRDGKRERSKVTAIFSYEGLKKVEIEHASAGNIVGLAGFEDVFIGETITDREDREPLPFVEIDPPTIKMQFVVNDSPLAGKDGKFLTARHIKERLVREARTNVGIAIADTEVAGVFEVSARGEMQIAIIVEQMRREGYEVMVSRPEVIFQKDEAGNRLEPFETLYVEVGQDYLGGVLQNLAGRKGEILNMTHQTNLVMIEASIPTRGLIGFETDLLNLTKGTGVMSHLFRKYAPYQGEIATRQNGVLVAMEAGLTTSYALDMLSERGILFVGPGEEVYAGMIVGQNARNEDIIVNPCKSKHLTNMRSQGDGKGVQLAPPLKMSLERSLEYIAPDEFVEATPTQLRLRKRILDHNKRKRAEQQAG
- a CDS encoding NAD(P)H-dependent oxidoreductase; translation: MMLTLISGTNRPGSNTRRVTNILERIYTEEKAEFEVLDLAQLPSEIFSPLSYAEKPKAFEHFSKTILNSKGLVIITPEYNGSVPGILKYFIDMLKFPESFEQRPVCFIGLAAGMWGALRPVEQLELIFGYRNAFIYPDRVFMPRINDLLDAKGEFKDEEIPNRLRAQARGFIEFVRKLKG
- the gyrB gene encoding DNA topoisomerase (ATP-hydrolyzing) subunit B; protein product: MPDETKKVENIQQYDASKIDKLEGLEAVRKRPGMYIGHTDERGLHHCVYEVLDNSIDEHLAGFCQKILVTLHVDGSCSIQDDGRGIPVDLHPKFKMPAIELVLTNLHAGGKFGQGAYKYSGGLHGVGAKCVNALSEWFDVEVFRDGQVHHMAFERGKTTEKLEVIGKSKKTGTLITFKPDAQIFTITQEFQFDLLANRLRELAFLNPGLEIVLTDERSEETKQETFYYKDGISEFIKQLGKNKQIIHPKPVIIAKQKDDMFVDCVLQYNDSYSDQILCFTNAIPNPDGGTHLVGFRTALTRSINQYAKANNLLKEKDPAISGDDVREGLICVLSIKHPSPSFESQTKVKLVTPEVEGVVSSAVYDGLMTYFDANPPIAKKIVDKALTAARAREAARKAREAVRKTAMSAGGLPGKLADCSDRDPINTELYIVEGDSAGGSAKQGRDRKFQAILPLRGKLINVEKARLDKVLQNNEIRTMITAIGTGIGDGEGEGAFKLDRLRYHKVIIMTDADVDGSHIRTLLLTFFYRQMPLLIKHGFVYIAQPPLYQIKRKKREEYVEDDSRLNKILIQLGTEDVRLRSLADEEEWDPKQLAELLELLSQLDKFYVAIKRHGGNFETYLAARHKKTQELPKHLVRVREGNQENVHYFVTDEELNEFAASNIDLGLFGEENGIEEGEKKNGVMRRALHIPLTESKAIASLLEKLNKKGLHLDHYAAQEKPLYEIIVGEGEDAKVTPLHSIPQILESIKEIGKRGVQIKRFKGLGEMNAKELFETTMNPTKRKLLRVDLTDAIEAEQMFTTLMGDEVEPRRQFIEDNALNVRNLDV